In the Candidatus Polarisedimenticolaceae bacterium genome, CTTCTTCCGGCAAAGGGTGACGAGCTCGGCCGCCTCGCGGACGAGGCCGGAGAGCTCGTCGATGTCGACCTCGCCCTCCTCGATCTTGCGCAGGATCTCCTCGAGCCGCTTCGCGGCGTCGCCGTAGCTGGGCTC is a window encoding:
- the xseB gene encoding exodeoxyribonuclease VII small subunit, whose protein sequence is MTKNPKPAPEPSYGDAAKRLEEILRKIEEGEVDIDELSGLVREAAELVTLCRKKIQAAEMQVTQITEQLERESAAAPREGGDTDESIRY